The following coding sequences lie in one Capnocytophaga stomatis genomic window:
- a CDS encoding WD40 repeat domain-containing protein codes for MKKVLVLITSLLGTMVCSSCSKENGGGGELPPLKNFPGTLYIDFATDGIRSYDFKTGKLVKVTNTDRGPGVTGYDFSYGSKEIALSIGTSRTFDTYQDKQTFIMRPFEGKYTWYSTISDPNGIPSEGNIFGFKYQYNGQSSEGQFYHEAAIRVSPNKRYIAVDGNYWEDRGVLLFDTQTGKLLAEFYTTKEDLDYQSTPVWTHNNELFFAIRGMLYRWKEGYGTKVEQVLNLNNGNGAGYVAVNPQGTRVAFRYKKHLWIQNIDGSGLQQITTSPPSGLSKVDGEYQPVFSPDGRYIAFVGSPTISQMWTDYDPLQPRLPHVTVVGGSYGYVFIIPDDNKLYDLKDPTSGAVMIKDSSGFSVAGYFSNMIWR; via the coding sequence ATGAAAAAAGTTTTAGTATTAATAACAAGTCTTTTAGGAACGATGGTATGTAGTTCTTGTTCCAAAGAAAACGGCGGTGGAGGGGAGCTACCTCCGCTAAAAAATTTCCCCGGTACATTATACATCGATTTTGCTACTGACGGCATTCGTTCATACGATTTTAAAACAGGAAAACTCGTTAAAGTAACCAACACAGACAGAGGACCAGGGGTTACGGGCTATGATTTTTCGTATGGAAGTAAGGAAATTGCATTGTCGATAGGTACAAGCCGTACTTTTGACACCTATCAAGATAAGCAAACTTTCATTATGCGACCTTTTGAAGGGAAATATACGTGGTACAGCACCATTTCCGACCCCAATGGAATACCTTCCGAGGGGAATATATTTGGTTTCAAATATCAATATAACGGACAAAGTTCTGAGGGACAATTCTACCATGAAGCTGCGATACGGGTTTCTCCTAATAAAAGATATATCGCCGTAGATGGTAATTATTGGGAAGACAGAGGGGTGCTCCTGTTTGATACGCAAACGGGGAAACTTCTGGCTGAGTTTTACACCACCAAAGAAGATTTAGACTATCAATCTACACCCGTTTGGACACATAACAATGAATTATTTTTTGCCATCAGAGGGATGTTGTACCGTTGGAAAGAAGGTTATGGCACGAAAGTAGAACAGGTTTTAAATCTTAATAATGGTAATGGGGCGGGTTATGTAGCCGTAAATCCACAGGGAACACGAGTTGCTTTCCGTTACAAAAAGCATTTGTGGATACAAAACATTGACGGAAGCGGGTTGCAACAGATAACGACCAGTCCGCCCTCAGGACTTTCTAAGGTGGACGGAGAGTATCAACCTGTATTTTCTCCCGATGGGCGGTATATAGCCTTTGTGGGTTCACCTACAATTAGTCAGATGTGGACAGATTATGACCCTTTACAACCGCGTTTGCCTCACGTTACTGTGGTGGGTGGTTCGTACGGATATGTATTTATCATTCCTGACGACAATAAACTATATGATTTGAAAGACCCCACCAGCGGAGCCGTAATGATTAAAGATAGTTCTGGCTTTTCCGTAGCAGGTTATTTTAGTAATATGATTTGGAGATAG
- a CDS encoding DUF6261 family protein: MNNKVKGLKIQALQNHEHFGFVSELKLVLEQANIDELAKLLEQFSLLVEEENRAFERTAKSSHTKTLSMLDKESGNYYRGLLACVNSAKYSPVKEEKEAADLLLILIKSYGYFISESYESQHSKTVNFIQDMRSEKYKKASELVGTVRWVDWFEKANQNFMEVYRTRRDEKASSKAGTRPLKSVRKEIDEVYRNIVNHLNALNVLKPSNEIIQLTSRINVLIDRLSATMASRSTRAKKKDDDSKKQVS, from the coding sequence ATGAACAACAAAGTAAAGGGGCTAAAAATACAAGCCTTGCAAAATCACGAACATTTCGGATTTGTATCTGAATTAAAATTAGTGTTGGAACAAGCTAATATTGATGAATTAGCAAAATTATTGGAGCAATTTTCTCTTTTGGTAGAAGAAGAAAATAGGGCTTTTGAACGTACGGCAAAAAGTAGCCATACTAAAACACTTTCTATGTTAGACAAGGAAAGTGGTAATTACTATCGCGGGCTGTTGGCTTGTGTGAATTCCGCCAAGTATAGTCCTGTGAAAGAAGAAAAAGAAGCAGCCGATTTGCTACTGATATTGATTAAATCATATGGTTATTTCATATCGGAAAGCTATGAAAGTCAGCACAGCAAAACGGTAAACTTCATTCAGGATATGCGAAGTGAAAAGTACAAAAAGGCTTCTGAGCTTGTCGGTACGGTACGGTGGGTCGATTGGTTTGAAAAAGCAAATCAGAACTTTATGGAAGTGTACCGAACACGTCGTGATGAGAAGGCTTCATCAAAGGCAGGTACACGTCCGTTGAAGTCAGTACGCAAAGAAATCGATGAAGTATATCGTAACATTGTAAACCATCTGAACGCATTGAATGTGTTGAAACCTTCAAATGAAATTATTCAACTTACTTCACGCATCAATGTTCTGATTGACAGACTTTCTGCAACTATGGCAAGCCGTAGTACAAGAGCCAAAAAGAAAGATGACGATTCTAAAAAACAGGTTTCATAA
- a CDS encoding TolB family protein: MFTILLYVFSMLIVSCNKDDEGGGNSSASHISGTIHWQFGGKVGKYTPSNGSYNKSVFLIGSSSTKKGFDVSWDGKKYMIASETWDSDVQRFVLRDMGEKMAKVDDDKNRFNVTIEWDKIGDTQPVIAPNEKYFALEPQRWAKMPIVIVNDKGSVIREWTNPKESLDYHEKPVWDAQNVLYFRIGNSVWKCAPDGEYADAKQIISNLNGGSHLTVSPDGSKFVFRKDYFLWMCNSDGSDMRQITTYDISRRTNYKGDARPAFSPDGKYIVFTTTGTTGAGWTDADLDVNVTGSRFGYLCIIPADGKLRNLDDKNSGAIYLKNPEGAAGIPCDGHLVWRP, translated from the coding sequence ATGTTTACAATATTATTATATGTATTCAGTATGCTGATAGTATCGTGCAATAAAGATGATGAGGGAGGAGGAAATTCTTCAGCAAGTCATATTTCGGGAACGATACATTGGCAATTTGGAGGTAAAGTAGGCAAATATACACCTTCTAATGGTAGTTACAATAAGTCGGTATTTCTGATAGGGTCAAGTTCTACTAAAAAAGGATTTGATGTTTCGTGGGACGGTAAAAAATATATGATTGCATCAGAAACTTGGGATTCAGATGTACAACGTTTTGTACTCCGAGATATGGGGGAGAAAATGGCAAAAGTTGATGATGACAAGAATCGATTTAATGTAACTATCGAGTGGGATAAAATTGGTGATACGCAACCTGTAATAGCTCCTAATGAAAAATATTTTGCACTTGAGCCGCAACGTTGGGCAAAGATGCCGATTGTTATCGTAAATGATAAAGGAAGTGTAATACGTGAGTGGACAAATCCGAAAGAATCATTAGACTATCACGAGAAACCTGTGTGGGACGCTCAAAACGTGTTGTATTTCCGTATTGGTAATAGCGTTTGGAAGTGTGCACCTGATGGAGAATATGCTGATGCAAAGCAAATTATTTCCAATCTTAATGGTGGCAGTCATTTGACGGTAAGCCCCGATGGTTCAAAGTTTGTATTTCGTAAGGATTATTTCTTGTGGATGTGTAATTCAGACGGAAGTGATATGCGACAAATTACCACCTATGATATTTCCAGAAGAACGAACTATAAGGGAGATGCTCGTCCGGCATTTTCGCCCGATGGCAAATATATCGTTTTTACCACAACAGGAACTACAGGAGCAGGTTGGACAGATGCTGACCTTGATGTAAATGTAACCGGAAGTCGTTTCGGCTATCTGTGTATCATTCCCGCAGACGGAAAATTACGCAATCTTGATGATAAGAACAGCGGAGCTATCTATTTGAAGAATCCTGAAGGTGCTGCCGGTATCCCCTGCGATGGTCATTTAGTATGGAGACCTTAA
- a CDS encoding lipocalin family protein, producing MRNLKKLNHKIKLLLVMVCFASCGKETEASEPFQGVWNLKAIVQGGQIVDVTKPELPCFKNTKLTVGSSNFELFFSALKSQNSTDCNSVTESGTWTKRDGKYYITQKGQETEFPMKFSDNNTTLQFTYGAGNDAFDMVFKKEGGSSGDNNTGTNATKPGTGVYAGIWFLGANRYDLAIYLRDDGTYTEALRKSDWKTRVDGNYVIQGNKLTTTSKSGKKSYYTYMDNYSYMLADGTYFMFKVEFVNQIPPSGYKFQNIAVLDVAGNFSASGVSGYLYFDGKGNFSNDKTAFTQTSGSGIGSGGYSGQKYIGTYTISDGTLTLRYSNGSTSTHSFFYGKPSKKGDDATIVVDGYTYFQKE from the coding sequence ATGAGAAACTTAAAAAAACTAAATCACAAAATTAAATTACTTTTGGTTATGGTTTGCTTTGCTTCGTGCGGAAAGGAGACCGAAGCAAGTGAGCCTTTCCAAGGAGTTTGGAATCTGAAAGCCATCGTTCAGGGAGGGCAAATTGTTGATGTTACAAAACCCGAATTACCTTGTTTTAAGAATACCAAACTTACAGTAGGTAGTTCAAACTTTGAATTATTTTTCTCTGCACTTAAGTCACAAAATTCCACGGATTGCAATAGTGTTACCGAATCAGGGACTTGGACTAAACGCGACGGAAAATATTACATCACTCAAAAAGGACAAGAAACTGAGTTCCCGATGAAATTCAGTGACAATAACACTACATTGCAATTCACCTACGGAGCTGGAAATGATGCTTTCGATATGGTTTTCAAAAAAGAAGGAGGCTCTTCGGGGGATAATAACACAGGTACTAACGCTACCAAACCTGGAACAGGCGTGTATGCGGGTATTTGGTTTCTTGGGGCAAATAGATATGACCTTGCCATCTACCTGCGAGATGACGGCACATATACCGAAGCACTTCGCAAGAGTGATTGGAAAACCCGAGTAGATGGTAATTACGTCATTCAAGGTAATAAACTTACCACTACAAGTAAATCTGGCAAGAAGTCGTACTATACATATATGGATAATTACAGTTATATGTTAGCCGATGGCACTTACTTTATGTTCAAAGTAGAATTTGTGAACCAGATTCCACCCAGTGGATATAAGTTCCAAAACATTGCCGTACTCGATGTAGCAGGTAATTTTTCGGCATCGGGGGTGAGTGGCTACCTGTATTTTGATGGTAAAGGCAATTTCTCGAATGATAAAACTGCTTTCACCCAAACATCGGGAAGTGGAATAGGAAGCGGAGGCTATTCCGGACAGAAGTACATAGGTACCTATACCATTTCCGACGGTACTTTAACTCTTCGTTATAGCAATGGTTCAACAAGTACTCATAGTTTCTTCTATGGGAAGCCTTCCAAAAAAGGAGACGATGCAACTATCGTGGTTGATGGATACACCTATTTTCAGAAAGAATAA
- a CDS encoding sensor histidine kinase — protein MKAQEPYKLRQAANEASSDREKFYILMELANILSQADTTQALKILREEAFHLAQGEPYLEGIYYFNKAGIYFDYDHQKSQKFYQKANDYLKWYTTPEAYRYRARLWHNYGVLEQYNDREHNLLDITLEYCIPFAEKSGDSDLLMGYFTDIGMILSNNKEYDRALEYYQKSLAEAQKENKENEALLWTYLNMFDIYLEKREEARVSDLYNKTISLWKQYPRSKLTGFVYRNEARYFAFIGKTEEALQSINKGLDFTSKNNAPWDQNSLEYEKVRILKTLNRFTEAKQIIQKLLKTSINKTIKKNQLRLIYDLADLEANLGNHDNAYDLMKKHNSLKDSIIEEKNKKMFADMELQYRTAEKEKAIIQLENKNKLNQILLFGGISLFGVVTAWALYAWNVNRKRTKKDFLLRKQQQEIEITHALMEGEQQERNRLARELHDGLGGRITGIKMNVEMLSQNSEKKEELQKIVKQLDIAIVELRNTAHNLDPSALQKYGLQTAISDFCQSLQCEKHHIKLYTDGLSDLHDKKWQLSVYRIVQELLTNAVKHSQASEIQLQSTFKDNLLLIEIEDNGKGFDPKSISRNMGLNNIEARVNYLGGKMEIFSEEGIGTTINIECKI, from the coding sequence GTGAAGGCTCAAGAACCATATAAACTGCGTCAAGCGGCGAATGAAGCCTCTTCCGACAGAGAAAAGTTCTATATTTTAATGGAACTTGCAAATATTCTCTCACAAGCCGATACCACGCAGGCACTCAAAATACTTCGGGAAGAAGCATTCCATTTAGCCCAAGGAGAACCTTATTTGGAAGGAATTTACTATTTCAACAAAGCAGGAATTTATTTTGATTACGACCATCAAAAAAGTCAGAAATTCTATCAAAAAGCCAACGATTATTTGAAATGGTACACAACCCCAGAAGCTTATCGGTATCGAGCAAGGCTGTGGCATAATTACGGAGTTCTGGAACAATACAACGACCGAGAACATAACCTATTGGATATCACATTGGAATACTGTATTCCTTTTGCTGAAAAATCCGGTGATTCTGACCTTTTGATGGGATATTTTACAGATATCGGTATGATTTTAAGCAATAACAAAGAGTACGACAGAGCCTTAGAATATTATCAAAAATCTCTTGCTGAAGCTCAGAAAGAAAATAAAGAAAATGAAGCTCTCCTCTGGACTTACTTAAATATGTTTGATATTTATCTGGAAAAGAGGGAAGAAGCTCGTGTTTCCGATTTGTACAATAAAACAATATCTCTTTGGAAACAATATCCAAGAAGTAAACTTACAGGTTTCGTTTACCGCAATGAAGCTCGCTATTTTGCTTTCATAGGTAAAACGGAAGAAGCTCTGCAAAGCATAAACAAAGGACTCGATTTCACATCAAAAAATAATGCTCCGTGGGACCAAAATTCTTTAGAATATGAAAAAGTTCGCATTCTTAAAACATTAAATCGCTTTACCGAAGCAAAACAAATCATACAGAAACTTCTAAAAACTTCTATCAATAAAACTATCAAAAAAAATCAATTAAGATTAATCTATGACCTTGCTGACTTAGAAGCAAATCTTGGTAATCACGATAATGCGTATGATTTGATGAAAAAACACAACTCGCTTAAAGACAGCATTATCGAAGAAAAAAACAAGAAAATGTTTGCCGATATGGAGTTGCAATATCGCACTGCCGAGAAGGAAAAGGCTATCATTCAGCTGGAAAACAAAAACAAATTAAATCAAATCCTGCTCTTCGGCGGAATTTCTCTTTTCGGAGTTGTAACTGCTTGGGCTTTATATGCTTGGAATGTAAATCGAAAACGTACCAAAAAAGATTTCTTATTAAGAAAACAGCAACAAGAAATTGAAATTACACACGCCCTTATGGAAGGCGAGCAACAGGAACGCAACCGATTGGCTCGGGAATTGCACGACGGATTAGGCGGACGCATCACGGGAATTAAAATGAATGTAGAAATGTTGTCGCAAAATTCTGAAAAGAAAGAAGAATTGCAAAAGATTGTAAAACAATTAGATATAGCAATTGTTGAATTAAGAAATACTGCTCATAATTTAGACCCTTCTGCTTTGCAAAAATACGGGTTACAAACAGCAATATCCGACTTCTGCCAATCTTTACAATGTGAAAAACATCACATCAAACTTTATACAGACGGGCTTTCCGACTTGCACGACAAAAAATGGCAACTATCCGTTTACCGAATTGTGCAGGAATTACTAACAAATGCCGTAAAACATTCCCAAGCATCTGAAATACAGCTACAATCCACCTTTAAAGACAATCTCCTTCTTATTGAAATTGAAGACAATGGAAAAGGATTCGACCCCAAAAGTATTTCAAGAAATATGGGACTTAACAATATTGAAGCTCGTGTAAATTATTTGGGAGGAAAGATGGAAATTTTCTCCGAAGAAGGAATCGGAACTACCATAAATATTGAATGTAAAATATAA
- a CDS encoding LuxR C-terminal-related transcriptional regulator, with protein MIRIIICDDHPIINEGLQSFITSHPQMEVVATASNIKQLDEVLKNVIADILLLDIHLPDGKASEICLSIKQNYPNVKILGLSNVDDPFIIQQMINDGASGYLLKSSPMAEIEEAILHIYNGNTYLSEQIINLLMPSESNSEEIPIITRREREVLKYLSEGLSSAQIADKMNISPLTVDSHRKNLMQKFNVNKTVNLLQKAKGLV; from the coding sequence ATGATACGGATTATTATCTGCGATGACCATCCCATAATTAACGAAGGTCTGCAAAGTTTTATCACTTCACATCCGCAAATGGAAGTTGTTGCCACTGCCTCGAACATAAAGCAACTTGATGAGGTTTTGAAAAATGTTATTGCTGATATTCTGCTACTTGATATCCATCTGCCTGACGGAAAAGCCTCTGAAATATGTCTGAGTATCAAGCAAAATTATCCCAATGTAAAAATATTAGGACTTAGCAATGTTGATGATCCTTTCATTATCCAGCAAATGATAAACGACGGAGCTTCAGGTTATTTGCTAAAAAGTAGCCCAATGGCTGAAATTGAAGAAGCTATTTTGCATATTTATAACGGAAATACATACTTAAGTGAGCAGATTATCAATCTTTTAATGCCTTCTGAAAGTAATTCGGAAGAAATCCCTATCATCACTCGACGCGAAAGAGAGGTATTGAAGTATCTTTCCGAAGGGCTTTCATCTGCACAAATAGCTGATAAAATGAATATCAGTCCGTTAACAGTTGATTCACACCGCAAAAACTTAATGCAAAAATTCAACGTAAATAAAACCGTAAATCTATTGCAAAAAGCAAAAGGACTCGTTTAA
- a CDS encoding tetratricopeptide repeat protein, which translates to MEENKWFDEEEFFTPFNEELIYKIGEADSLSFRKKSELSQALALYKSVEPLAHDESNFGDGGKLYQTMFFARYANALSIANFPEEALKMSQLSEKIMINDASSQYTENYLFLGNVHLKMKDFDKAITLYDKGINHYKENFEDGKEIVLLCTRKALILLHLNNNEEAKKYFFLAEKYNKTYEKLKPYAFQNDNQAENLLLYFFLKEIYLKENNIKKSELYREKYFYCLQNLTLEEILFEIENNFLLEIIADKILNDFR; encoded by the coding sequence ATGGAAGAAAATAAATGGTTTGACGAAGAAGAGTTTTTCACTCCCTTCAATGAGGAACTTATCTATAAAATCGGAGAGGCTGATTCTCTGAGCTTTAGAAAGAAAAGCGAACTTTCTCAAGCATTGGCTCTTTATAAAAGTGTTGAGCCTCTTGCTCACGATGAAAGCAATTTTGGCGATGGCGGAAAGTTGTACCAAACAATGTTTTTCGCCCGTTATGCAAATGCTTTGTCTATTGCAAATTTTCCGGAAGAAGCACTAAAAATGAGTCAGTTATCAGAAAAAATAATGATAAATGACGCATCCTCCCAATACACGGAAAATTATCTTTTCTTAGGAAATGTTCACCTCAAAATGAAAGACTTTGATAAGGCAATCACACTATATGATAAAGGAATAAACCATTACAAAGAAAACTTTGAAGATGGCAAGGAAATCGTTTTACTTTGTACACGTAAAGCACTAATATTATTGCACTTAAACAATAATGAAGAAGCAAAAAAATATTTCTTCCTTGCAGAAAAATACAACAAAACATACGAAAAATTAAAACCTTACGCCTTTCAGAATGACAACCAAGCAGAAAATTTGCTACTGTATTTTTTCCTAAAAGAAATCTATCTTAAAGAAAATAACATCAAAAAATCAGAACTTTACAGAGAAAAATATTTTTACTGCTTGCAAAACCTAACCTTGGAAGAAATACTTTTCGAAATTGAAAATAATTTCCTCCTCGAAATAATTGCTGACAAAATTTTAAATGATTTTAGATAA
- a CDS encoding ABC transporter permease, which translates to MFIYLQLLKESFNFAIKSLWDNKLRTFLSLLGVTVGIFSIISVLSAVDSLNRSIQENLSGLDKNTMSISKFSFAPTDVPRWRRLNFPQVTYQEYDYLRKEILDMDAISYVIFGVNSSIKYEGKTIENVPASAATSEILQIEDIKVENGRFMSEAESSTGAPVIVLGHKIAEQLFEDEDPIGKEVRYFGKRMMVIGVLKKYGLMNDTDEKVVILSTFIRNFMNTGTMGVPSALIIKPKKNVDVQEFENTLVQRLRKYRGLKPDAPNNFFINKMSTFTAMIDETIGMMNLVGWIIGGFSILVGGFGIANIMFVSVRERTSLIGIQKSLGAKKHFILFQFLFEAVLLALIGGFLGLLFVWLGTSVASNMIEEFKFVLSAENIIIGLGVSFVVGLLSGIIPALSAARLDPVEAIRTGQ; encoded by the coding sequence ATGTTTATATATCTGCAATTACTAAAAGAAAGTTTCAATTTTGCCATAAAGTCATTATGGGATAATAAGCTTCGTACGTTTTTGTCGTTGCTTGGAGTTACGGTGGGGATTTTTTCTATCATTTCCGTATTGTCAGCAGTTGATTCACTAAACAGAAGCATACAAGAAAATTTGTCGGGATTGGACAAAAACACAATGTCTATCTCAAAATTTTCATTTGCTCCAACAGATGTACCACGTTGGCGACGACTTAATTTTCCGCAGGTTACATATCAGGAATATGATTATTTAAGAAAAGAGATTCTTGATATGGACGCTATATCTTATGTGATTTTTGGAGTAAACTCTTCCATAAAGTACGAAGGGAAAACCATTGAAAATGTTCCTGCAAGTGCGGCTACTTCCGAAATTTTACAGATTGAAGACATAAAAGTAGAAAACGGACGTTTTATGAGTGAAGCCGAGTCCAGTACGGGAGCTCCTGTCATTGTTTTGGGGCATAAGATTGCCGAGCAACTTTTTGAAGATGAAGACCCCATTGGTAAAGAAGTTCGTTATTTTGGAAAAAGAATGATGGTAATAGGTGTTTTAAAAAAATATGGTTTAATGAACGATACTGATGAAAAAGTTGTGATTCTTTCTACCTTCATACGGAATTTTATGAATACGGGAACGATGGGGGTTCCTAGTGCATTGATAATCAAACCTAAAAAGAATGTGGACGTACAAGAATTTGAAAATACACTTGTTCAGCGTCTTAGGAAATATAGAGGATTAAAACCAGATGCTCCCAATAATTTTTTCATTAATAAAATGTCCACTTTTACGGCTATGATTGATGAAACTATCGGTATGATGAATTTAGTAGGATGGATTATTGGTGGATTTTCGATTTTGGTGGGTGGTTTCGGAATTGCTAACATAATGTTTGTCAGCGTTCGGGAAAGAACGAGCCTTATCGGGATACAGAAATCTTTGGGAGCAAAAAAGCATTTTATTTTATTTCAGTTTTTGTTTGAAGCTGTACTTTTGGCATTGATTGGAGGGTTTTTGGGGTTACTTTTTGTATGGCTTGGAACTTCCGTAGCTTCAAATATGATAGAAGAATTTAAATTTGTGCTTTCTGCGGAAAATATTATCATTGGCTTGGGAGTTTCGTTTGTAGTTGGCTTATTATCAGGAATTATTCCGGCATTGAGTGCAGCAAGATTAGACCCTGTTGAGGCCATACGCACAGGACAATAA
- the purH gene encoding bifunctional phosphoribosylaminoimidazolecarboxamide formyltransferase/IMP cyclohydrolase: MKLTKQAKSALISVFDKTGLEPIIHKMNSLGITIYSTGGTESFIKNLGIDVVPVETVTEYPSIFGGRVKTLHPKIFGGILNRQDNDSDVSEMIQYAIPQLDIVIVDLYPFEKTVASGAIESDIIEKIDIGGISLIRAAAKNFKDVLCVSSVEQYADLLDILVNSQGKTTLEQRKNFAAKAFQVSSHYDTAIFNYFNQTEEITTLKISENEGQVLRYGENPHQKGYFYGNFDDLFEKLHGKELSYNNLLDVDAAVSLISEFKHDDPTFAILKHNNACGVATRKNIQEAYAAALAGDPVSAFGGILISNTKIDSATANDINSLFFEVIIAPTYSDEALEILKEKKNRIILVQKNINLPETSIRSCLNGYLVQDKDLKTDTIEDIKYATNEKPSEEALEDLFFASKICKHTKSNTIVLAKNKQLLASGTGQTSRVDALRQAIEKAQSFEFDLNDAVMASDAFFPFPDCVEIADKAGITSVIQPGGSIKDQLTIDYCNEHKIAMVLTGTRHFKH; encoded by the coding sequence ATGAAACTCACAAAACAAGCCAAATCTGCTTTAATTTCTGTTTTCGATAAAACAGGACTGGAACCTATTATTCACAAAATGAATAGCTTAGGAATCACTATTTACTCCACGGGAGGAACTGAATCTTTCATCAAAAATTTGGGCATCGATGTAGTTCCAGTGGAAACCGTAACCGAATATCCTTCCATATTTGGAGGACGCGTCAAAACATTACACCCCAAAATTTTTGGAGGGATATTAAATCGTCAGGACAATGACAGCGATGTTTCGGAAATGATTCAATACGCTATTCCTCAGTTGGATATCGTCATTGTTGACTTGTATCCTTTTGAAAAAACCGTTGCAAGTGGTGCCATAGAAAGTGATATTATTGAAAAAATTGATATCGGGGGGATTTCATTAATACGTGCTGCTGCAAAGAATTTCAAAGATGTTTTATGTGTTTCCTCAGTGGAGCAATATGCTGATTTACTGGATATTTTGGTAAACTCTCAAGGAAAAACTACTTTGGAACAACGCAAAAATTTTGCAGCCAAAGCATTCCAAGTTTCTTCTCACTATGACACGGCTATTTTCAATTATTTCAACCAAACAGAAGAAATAACTACGTTGAAAATCAGTGAAAATGAAGGTCAAGTACTCAGATACGGAGAAAATCCGCATCAAAAAGGATATTTCTACGGAAATTTTGATGATTTATTTGAAAAATTACACGGAAAAGAACTTTCGTATAATAATTTATTAGATGTTGATGCGGCTGTAAGTCTTATTTCAGAATTCAAACACGATGACCCTACATTTGCCATTTTGAAACACAATAACGCTTGCGGAGTTGCTACTCGAAAAAATATTCAGGAGGCTTACGCAGCAGCTTTGGCTGGCGACCCTGTCTCTGCTTTTGGTGGAATCTTAATTTCAAACACAAAAATTGATTCAGCTACGGCAAATGACATCAATTCTTTATTTTTTGAAGTAATCATTGCTCCAACATACAGCGATGAAGCGTTAGAAATACTAAAAGAAAAGAAAAATCGTATCATTTTAGTACAAAAAAACATCAATTTGCCTGAAACTTCTATCAGAAGTTGTTTAAATGGATATTTAGTTCAAGATAAAGACCTAAAAACGGATACAATAGAAGACATCAAGTACGCTACAAACGAAAAACCAAGTGAAGAAGCTCTTGAGGATTTGTTTTTTGCTTCAAAAATTTGCAAACACACCAAATCAAACACAATTGTTTTAGCCAAAAACAAACAGCTTTTAGCAAGCGGAACCGGACAAACGAGCCGAGTTGATGCTTTACGACAAGCCATCGAAAAAGCTCAATCTTTCGAGTTTGACCTGAATGATGCTGTTATGGCAAGTGATGCTTTCTTCCCTTTCCCTGACTGTGTGGAAATAGCGGACAAAGCAGGAATCACATCGGTTATTCAGCCTGGAGGTTCTATTAAAGACCAATTGACTATTGATTATTGTAATGAACATAAAATAGCGATGGTACTTACAGGAACAAGACACTTCAAACACTAA